DNA from Thermoproteales archaeon:
TCTAAGAGGATAAACGCCTTCAGGCCAATCCTCGGGAAGAATGAAACGCTTTAAGTTGGGATGACCCTCGAATACTATCCCAAGCAAATCGTAAGCCTCTCTCTCGTATAGCTCTACTCCTTTTGCAATGTCGCATAAACTATCAATAACGGGATTATCTCTAGGAATTTTTGTTTTTACAGAAACTGATATACCATATCCTATATGCACAATAACCTCAAAGTGATCTTTGGCATCTACGCCAGTTAAGCCTTCAACGTGCTTCATGTCGAGGTCGTTTAAAAGAAACTTTACGACATCTTTATAGCAGTCTTTGCTAACTTCGACGAATACCCTCCTTTTTCGAGGAATTTCAATACTAACTATTTTATCACCAAATCTCTCTTTTAGAGCATTTGCTATTTCTTCTTCAGTCATAGACTTCACCCTTTCATAATTTTCTGAACTAGCACGTTCACTGCTTGAATCACGGCCTCTGGCTTAACAGGACAGCCTGAAATATACGCGTCGACAGGTATTACCTTATCCAAGCTTTCATAAGTATTATAACATTTCCAGAAAGCCCCGCCGCCAGTTGCGCACGTGCCAGCGGCTACTACAAATTTTGGCTCTGGCATTTGGTTGTATATCCTGATA
Protein-coding regions in this window:
- a CDS encoding NADH-quinone oxidoreductase subunit C, whose protein sequence is MTEEEIANALKERFGDKIVSIEIPRKRRVFVEVSKDCYKDVVKFLLNDLDMKHVEGLTGVDAKDHFEVIVHIGYGISVSVKTKIPRDNPVIDSLCDIAKGVELYEREAYDLLGIVFEGHPNLKRFILPEDWPEGVYPLRKDYEAEHPEPLR